The Ruania alba genome window below encodes:
- a CDS encoding maleate cis-trans isomerase family protein, with the protein MSQTAVGFIYPDHAAEDDYPYAAELLFASGEVRLEVTHIYGTDLHAVPELLDLGSPERLAAGAAQLAGLRPQAVVWACTSGSFVYGPDGAREQVRRLAVAAGVPASSTSFAFTRAAQSLGLERVAVAASYPQDVAGLFAEFLGAAGIEVLEMAGAGIDTAAEVGTLEREAVLDLAAANDRPEAEALLIPDTAMHTLRWIPDLEERLGKPVLTANQVTIWEGLRLVGHRAAHPALGTLFGA; encoded by the coding sequence ATGAGCCAGACCGCCGTCGGATTCATCTACCCCGACCACGCCGCCGAGGATGACTACCCCTACGCCGCTGAGCTGCTGTTTGCCTCCGGTGAGGTGCGCCTCGAGGTCACCCACATCTACGGCACCGACCTGCACGCCGTCCCTGAGCTGCTTGACCTCGGCAGCCCGGAACGGCTGGCCGCCGGCGCCGCACAGCTCGCCGGGCTGCGTCCGCAGGCCGTGGTCTGGGCCTGCACGTCCGGCAGCTTCGTCTACGGGCCCGACGGCGCACGCGAGCAGGTGCGCCGGCTCGCCGTGGCTGCTGGGGTCCCCGCCTCCAGCACTAGTTTCGCGTTCACTCGCGCCGCGCAGTCCCTCGGCCTGGAGCGGGTGGCCGTGGCAGCGAGCTACCCACAGGACGTGGCCGGCCTGTTCGCCGAGTTCCTCGGTGCTGCCGGTATCGAGGTGCTCGAGATGGCCGGTGCCGGGATCGACACCGCCGCTGAGGTGGGCACGCTGGAGCGTGAGGCGGTGCTCGACCTCGCGGCCGCGAACGATCGCCCCGAGGCCGAGGCACTGCTCATCCCAGACACCGCGATGCACACGCTGCGATGGATCCCCGACCTGGAGGAACGCCTCGGAAAACCCGTGCTGACCGCGAACCAGGTGACCATCTGGGAGGGCCTGCGACTGGTGGGCCACCGCGCCGCGCACCCGGCGCTGGGCACCCTGTTCGGAGCGTGA
- a CDS encoding maleate cis-trans isomerase family protein: MELNGIEFDGPLAQRGIGIIAPFDLALERELWRWCPLEVSLHLARTPFEPVPVSLEMAALVSDAAHLKRATRDVLGVEPEVVAYLCNSGSFINGLAYERSLCEAIEEAGAPSALTTSGALVEAIRALNLSKISVITPYDEPLTLRLHAFLAELGVEVVRSNHLGLGGGIWKVNYRTVAERIMEADAPDAEAVFVSCTNLPTYDVIDPLERALGKPVLTANQLTMWACLERMGLPLMGPGQWLRSVFGTDSTDSTGEPGKHPADTPAPGGEHPT, translated from the coding sequence TTGGAACTGAACGGCATCGAGTTCGACGGGCCGCTCGCCCAGCGTGGGATCGGAATCATCGCGCCGTTCGACCTGGCCCTGGAACGAGAGTTGTGGCGCTGGTGCCCGCTCGAAGTGAGCCTGCACCTCGCTCGCACCCCTTTCGAACCGGTGCCGGTGAGCCTGGAGATGGCCGCGCTCGTCTCGGACGCCGCGCACCTCAAGCGCGCCACGCGTGACGTGCTCGGGGTGGAGCCCGAGGTGGTGGCCTACCTGTGTAACTCGGGCAGTTTCATCAACGGACTGGCGTACGAGCGCAGTCTGTGCGAGGCCATCGAAGAGGCCGGTGCGCCCTCGGCGCTGACCACCTCCGGTGCCCTCGTGGAGGCGATCCGCGCCCTGAACCTGAGCAAGATCAGCGTGATCACCCCTTACGACGAGCCGCTCACGCTCCGCCTGCATGCCTTCCTGGCCGAACTGGGTGTGGAGGTGGTCCGCTCCAACCACCTCGGGCTCGGTGGCGGCATCTGGAAGGTGAACTACCGCACCGTGGCCGAGCGCATCATGGAGGCGGACGCCCCCGACGCCGAGGCCGTGTTCGTCTCCTGCACGAACCTGCCCACCTACGACGTGATCGACCCGCTCGAGCGCGCGCTTGGCAAGCCGGTCCTCACCGCCAACCAGCTCACCATGTGGGCGTGCCTGGAGCGGATGGGCCTGCCGCTGATGGGGCCGGGGCAGTGGCTACGCTCTGTCTTCGGCACCGACAGCACTGACAGCACCGGCGAGCCGGGCAAGCACCCCGCAGACACACCCGCACCAGGAGGGGAACACCCGACATGA
- a CDS encoding GntR family transcriptional regulator, which produces MLPDPSPAHRLSTAELIAEQLRAAIMNGTLAPGEQLGEAEIATRFEVSRGPVREALQRLVSEGIARSVRHRGIFVPELDLADMIDVYRSRAVIERGAGRIILDGDRDAAWRMLAEPVETMARAAERSDPTGVSNADQAFHEVFVDATGSPRLIRALRTLLVETRICLGELQTTYPDLREQVREHELWRETVRTGSPEEMDAVIDAHLTDAVQRLEDKLA; this is translated from the coding sequence ATGCTTCCCGACCCGTCCCCAGCCCACCGGCTCTCCACCGCGGAGCTGATCGCCGAACAGCTCCGCGCGGCCATCATGAACGGCACGCTCGCCCCGGGTGAGCAGCTCGGCGAGGCCGAGATCGCCACCCGGTTCGAGGTCTCCCGCGGCCCCGTCCGGGAGGCCCTGCAACGCCTCGTCTCGGAGGGGATCGCCCGCAGCGTGCGCCACCGCGGCATCTTCGTGCCCGAGCTCGACCTCGCCGACATGATCGACGTCTACCGGTCCCGCGCGGTGATCGAACGAGGTGCGGGCAGGATCATTCTCGACGGCGACCGCGACGCCGCGTGGCGCATGCTGGCCGAGCCAGTCGAGACGATGGCCCGCGCCGCCGAGCGCAGCGACCCGACAGGTGTCTCGAACGCCGATCAGGCCTTCCACGAAGTGTTCGTGGACGCCACCGGGAGTCCACGCCTGATCCGAGCGCTGCGCACGCTCCTGGTCGAGACCCGCATCTGCCTCGGCGAGCTGCAGACGACCTATCCGGACCTGCGCGAGCAGGTGCGCGAGCATGAACTGTGGCGTGAGACGGTCCGCACCGGCTCGCCCGAGGAGATGGACGCCGTCATCGATGCCCACCTCACCGATGCGGTACAGCGCCTCGAGGACAAGCTCGCCTGA
- a CDS encoding D-2-hydroxyacid dehydrogenase, producing the protein MSEPTAVVVLHEGEPPSSPALEELATQVPVRFTDEEHLADALPGAEVLYLHHFLSHALSGAWPTADALRWVHVAAAGVDPVLFDDLIASEVTVTNSRGVFDDAIAEYVLGQILAEAKNLRACWADQDRRTWRHRESTRVAGKRVVVVGTGAIGRSIARLLRAAGMEVSGAGRRVITDDPDFGTVTDDLHGGLAEADWAVAVAPLTPTTRHMFDAAAFAAMAPHARLINVGRGELVHTPDLVTALEQGSIAGAVLDVTDPEPLPSDHPLWTMPGVSITAHQSGDVQGWRDELDRLFAENLTRWRSDRELLNVVDTQLGYVPTSRSQR; encoded by the coding sequence GTGTCGGAACCCACTGCTGTCGTCGTCCTTCACGAGGGCGAGCCGCCCTCCTCCCCCGCACTCGAGGAGCTGGCCACTCAGGTGCCCGTGCGGTTCACCGACGAGGAGCACCTGGCAGATGCGCTGCCCGGGGCGGAGGTGCTCTATCTGCACCACTTCCTCAGTCACGCGCTCAGCGGGGCATGGCCGACGGCGGACGCGTTGCGTTGGGTGCACGTGGCCGCCGCAGGAGTGGACCCGGTGCTCTTCGACGATCTGATCGCGAGCGAGGTGACGGTGACGAACTCGCGCGGGGTGTTCGACGACGCGATCGCCGAGTATGTGCTGGGTCAGATCCTCGCCGAGGCGAAGAATCTTCGGGCCTGCTGGGCGGACCAGGATCGGCGCACCTGGCGGCACCGCGAGTCCACCCGGGTAGCCGGCAAGCGCGTGGTGGTGGTGGGCACCGGCGCGATCGGCCGTTCGATCGCCCGCTTGTTGCGCGCCGCCGGGATGGAAGTCAGCGGCGCCGGCCGGCGGGTGATCACCGACGACCCGGACTTCGGCACCGTGACCGACGACTTGCACGGCGGCCTGGCCGAAGCCGACTGGGCCGTGGCGGTGGCACCGCTGACCCCCACCACCCGGCACATGTTCGACGCCGCCGCCTTCGCCGCGATGGCGCCGCACGCCCGGCTGATCAACGTCGGGCGTGGCGAGCTGGTCCACACCCCGGATCTGGTCACCGCCCTGGAGCAGGGCAGCATCGCCGGTGCCGTGCTCGACGTCACCGATCCGGAACCGCTGCCCTCCGATCATCCGCTGTGGACGATGCCCGGGGTCTCGATCACTGCCCATCAGTCCGGAGACGTGCAAGGCTGGCGAGACGAGCTCGATCGGCTCTTCGCCGAGAACCTCACCCGGTGGCGGTCCGATCGGGAGTTGTTGAACGTCGTCGACACCCAGCTGGGCTACGTCCCCACCTCAAGGAGCCAACGGTGA